GGATAGCCAATAGATGTTAATAAAGCTCCTAATAAAATTGTAAAATCATCACAATCGGCACTTTTTAAACTTAATATTCTTCTAGCAGTATGATAACTGTCGGCAAAATATACATCTTTTACATATCTTATATTTTTCTTTACCCAATTAAAAATTTTTTCAACTTCACAATGATAATCTTTAGGTGGGCAGGAACGAACTATTTTAACAGCAAATTCTCTAATGTATGGATCTTTACCACCTTCTTCTATAAGGTCTGCAATAATTTGAACTCTTGCCCAATCTGCTGTTTCTCCCCATCCTACTTCATGTTCAGCTCTTAATCGCATTTATCCTAAAACTTTTTCTTTTAATTCTTTAAGTATAAACTCTGTTAAAGCATAAGCCTCTTGTTCATTAATTTCTAATACTTTCATTATTGATTTTCTCATATCATCTTTTAAATTGTCAAGGTTTTCAATGCCATGTTTAAAACTATTAAGTAAGTTTTCATTTTTTAATAATTCTTCTGATACCTCTTTGATTAAAATACCTCCTAGGTCTTCAAGAGTAATTCCTTTTTCAGTTATCACTCCTGAAAGCCCAGCAACTATATCAATAAGTGTTCTATCAAAATATTCTTTGAATAAACCATCTAACTTTTCTTTTTCAACTTCTGTTTCTTGAGGTTGAGGTTGTTGAATTTCAGGTTGAGGTAATTCACCATATTGCTGGACTTGTCTTAAATAAGAAGGAGGAATCATTCCAGTTTTTTCTATAATTTGTCTTTCAAGTTCTATTTGTTTTGTTTTTACCCATCCATCAACTATGTATTGAATAGATGGGCTTAAATGTTGAAAAGCTTTACTTAAAACATCAGTGGCTATTGTTATAATACTTGCTAAATTACTTTTACCACCAAATATTGCTTTTAATTTTTCAATTTTTTCAACATTTTCAAGAAGTTGGTCAATGGGGTCTTTTGTCTCTTCTTTTACTTCTACAGGTGGCTTTTCATTTGGTGGATTAAATATTTTTTGAAGTGTTTCAAATTTTTTGGCTTGTTCAACTAATTCATCTAAAGGATCAGTTTTTGGTTGAGATTTAATTTCATCAAGTTGTTTTGATAGTATTTCAACTTGTTTTTCTAAAGCATCTTTACCTGAAAATTTGTTGACTATATCTTCAAGTTTATCTGGATTAGAGAAAACATTCTCAATGAATTTTTCTACAATAGATTTTTCTTCTTTTTTAGCAGATGCTTCTTTTAAAGTTTCAATAAGTTTTTCAAATTTTTCTGTTTGTTTATGTCCTATGTCCATAATTTTTGTCATAACATCAACAGTTTCTTTAAAAACATTTTCTTTAGGTTCTTTTTTCTCGATTAATTTTTGAATTACTGGGGATAAAAGAGGAGTTAAAACTTTAACCCATTCAGCACTTCTATCAACATTGGTCATTTCTCTTTTTAAATTTTCAATTTGATTTTGAAGCATAAAAATTAAATGTTCGTTTCCTGGTTTTTCTGATAACTCTTCTATTTTCTTTTGCAGATGATTAATCTGCTCATCATAAATTTTCTTAATAACATCTGCTTTTTGTTCCTGTAATTGGAATAAATGTTGTTGGACATCATTCATTAGTTTTACGACATTAACACTTTGTTGGATTACTTCTTCTGTTGGAGGTTTTTCTTCTTTTTTCTCTTTTATTTCTTCTTTTGTCTTTTTTTCTTCTTCCTTTTTAGGTTCTCTACCTGTATCTATTTCTATTTTTTTCAATATAGACCCATCATCAGCAATTACCTCAGCTATATAAAGACCTCGCCCTTCTTTTGGAACAAGAAATTGTAAAACATATTCTTCAAGACTAGAATATTGGTCTATTTCAGACTTACTCAAAACAACAATTGGTGTGTGTTTGCCATATTCCTCATCTACTTTTTTGAATTTAATTTTAATACTATCACCTAATAGATGTTTAATTGATTCAAGTTCTTTTACCACCTTTCTTTTAGTAAATGCTTCAAGAGTTTTTGCAGCAGGAGAAGGAGCAGATAGAGGTGCTTGCTTTTCTTTTTTGGCTTTCTTTTCTTCAACACTTTCAAGAATTTTTTCAATTTCTCCTAATTCGTCTGTTGTTGGGTCTTCAAAGGGTGTTACTTTTTTTGCCATAATTGCCTCCTTTAGTTTTTTAATAGTTTGATATATTTTTCATTAAAAGTCAATCACCAAAATACCTCACAAATTTTTTCTTAATTAAAGAAATTAAAGCAATAAAATATGGCGCAAGTTCAATCATATAATCCAGCCCTTTATCAAGCTCAAAACATTTAGGCAATCGATTTATAAATCGTCCAATAACAGCTTCCACAGCTACTTTATCAAAAAAGTCATTAAGCCAAATTAAAACACCTTTTTTGTTACCATAAATAATTTCTTTTGCTATACCTGTAAATTTTCCAAATTTTCTTTTATAAGATTTTCTACCCCAGAAGTATATTAGTAAAGCTGGCTCAATTTTAAATCTCTTATTATCAATTTCAAAAACAGTGGCATATTTAAAAACTCCACAATATTTTGGTATAAACTTTACCCAGTATAATTTATCAAGGAACATACACATTGCATTTCTTGTTGTTGCAGTAAGATAACCACCATTATTCAGCGTCAAAATTCTCCTCTTATAATAGCTGTAGTTATTTTTATAAGGCTCAAAAATACATATATTAGTCCAGTAAAGTGTATAAATTAACGCACCATTTTCCTTTGATAATACATGGACAGGTAAATCAGGTTCAACGTATCTGTATTTAACTGATTTTCTTTTACCAGTTAAAAATTCTTTAATAAGTTCTCCAATACCTCCAAAATTTTCACTCATTTTTTCTTCCCCTTATTGCTAAAATTGCTATAAAATATACAGCAATTTTATTAACAAAAAAAG
The DNA window shown above is from Candidatus Desulfofervidus auxilii and carries:
- a CDS encoding transglutaminase-like domain-containing protein, giving the protein MRLRAEHEVGWGETADWARVQIIADLIEEGGKDPYIREFAVKIVRSCPPKDYHCEVEKIFNWVKKNIRYVKDVYFADSYHTARRILSLKSADCDDFTILLGALLTSIGYPVLIRIVRAKGKKTFHHIYPLVGIPPDRPSWYPLDATFAQSYVGWEPVYVEKKDFKIIFE